In a single window of the Nicotiana tomentosiformis chromosome 10, ASM39032v3, whole genome shotgun sequence genome:
- the LOC104113436 gene encoding uncharacterized protein: protein MGTFLGHLVPGLALALLGFWHAINTIRANYQNGTTKFRSKFWYPFNSPLPRLQYLDLILVLSFSIFCIIIQFLEFPSLHFSFKLHNIEHATMFLNLTVFTVFALFAELSNLSEILHGILGILATSIFGQELFLLHYHSTDHVGLEGHYHWLLQIVVFISLMSALVVTCFPCCFPAALVLSISVIFQGCWFMNMGFNLWYPQFVPLGCVMQSSEGHENLVHGAVMCQTDEADLRARAMANLQFSWVLAAILIIVAGISLVFARNRANRTLLSKYEQLQSRDRDIPVTINCLK, encoded by the coding sequence ATGGGTACATTTCTTGGACATCTAGTACCTGGTTTGGCCTTAGCCCTTCTTGGTTTTTGGCATGCTATTAACACAATTAGAGCCAACTATCAAAATGGAACTACAAAATTCAGATCCAAGTTTTGGTACCCTTTTAACAGTCCTCTTCCCAGACTACAATACCTTGATCTCATTCTTGTTTTGTCCTTCTCTATCTTTTGCATAATTATCCAATTCTTGGAATTCCCTTCTCTGCACTTTTCATTCAAGCTTCATAATATTGAACATGCAACCATGTTCCTAAACTTGACCGTTTTCACGGTTTTTGCTCTTTTTGCTGAGTTAAGTAACTTATCTGAGATCCTGCATGGGATTTTAGGCATACTTGCTACATCTATTTTTGGTCAGGAGCTTTTCTTACTTCATTATCATTCAACTGATCATGTAGGATTAGAAGGTCATTACCACTGGCTTTTGCAAATCGTCGTGTTTATTTCCCTTATGTCAGCTCTTGTTGTTACTTGCTTCCCTTGTTGTTTTCCTGCAGCACTTGTTCTTTCAATTTCGGTTATTTTCCAAGGTTGTTGGTTCATGAACATGGGATTTAACCTGTGGTATCCACAGTTTGTTCCACTTGGATGTGTTATGCAATCAAGTGAAGGTCATGAAAACTTAGTGCATGGCGCGGTCATGTGTCAAACAGATGAAGCTGATTTACGGGCTAGAGCTATGGCGAACTTGCAATTTAGTTGGGTACTTGCAGCTATCTTGATCATTGTGGCTGGTATTTCTCTTGTTTTCGCGAGAAATCGAGCAAATAGGACTCTGTTGTCCAAGTATGAGCAGCTTCAGAGTAGAGACAGAGACATCCCTGTAACAATTAATTGCTTGAAGTAA